The Panicum virgatum strain AP13 chromosome 5K, P.virgatum_v5, whole genome shotgun sequence genome has a window encoding:
- the LOC120709352 gene encoding beta-fructofuranosidase, insoluble isoenzyme 4-like isoform X2, producing the protein MALMLRPWAFLLFLALGSYDEFGLQSRRNGVAQATQRVFLYPQSPKVSSIVSTKYRTAYHFQPPKNWINGPMYYNGIYHQFYQYNPNGSLWGNIVWGHSVSTDLINWIRFEPAIERTTPSDINGCWTGSATILKGGRPAIIYTGADTEKRQVQNIVFPKNLSDPYLREWIKPDNNPLIQPVGQGLNSDQFRDPTTGWIGPDGLWRIAVGAELNGYSAALLYKSEDFVNWTRVDHPLYSSNASTMWECPDFFAVLPGKNSGLDLSAAIPNGAKHVLKMSLDNCDKYMVGVYDLKSDAFVPDTVLDDRRLWSRIDYGNYYASKSFFDSKRGRRIIWGWTNETDSSSDDVAKGWAGIHAIPRTIWLDSNSKQLLQWPVEEIESLRREEVGHQSLELNQGDLFEIKGIDTLQADVEIYFELTSIDRAGPFDPSWLLDIEKHCREAGASVHGDVGPFGLVVLASDNMEEHTSVHFRVYKSQEKYMILMCSDLRKSSLRPELYTPAYGGFFEFDLEKEKTISLRTLIDRSAVESFGGGGRLCIMARVYPVTLINGGTRMYAFNNGTSTVKVPQLKAWSMRRAQVNVKIG; encoded by the exons atggcCCTCATGCTCCGTCCTTGGGCCTTTCTTCTCTTCCTTGCACTGGGCTCCTACGATGAATTTGGTCTGCAGAGCAGAAGGAATGGAGTCGCACAGGCCACGCAGAGGGTCTTCCTGTATCCGCAGTCTCCGAAGGTGTCCTCTATTGTCAGCACCAAGTACAGGACTGCCTACCACTTCCAGCCTCCCAAGAACTGGATCAACG GACCAATGTACTACAATGGTATCTATCACCAATTCTACCAGTACAATCCAAACGGTTCACTCTGGGGTAACATAGTTTGGGGCCACTCGGTCTCAACAGATCTCATCAACTGGATCCGGTTTGAGCCAGCGATAGAACGAACAACTCCGAGTGACATAAATGGTTGTTGGACTGGTTCAGCCACAATCCTCAAGGGCGGTCGGCCTGCTATCATATACACTGGTGCTGACACAGAGAAGCGTCAAGTCCAAAACATTGTGTTTCCAAAGAACTTGTCTGATCCATACCTGAGGGAATGGATCAAACCAGACAACAACCCATTGATCCAACCAGTTGGTCAAGGATTGAACTCAGACCAGTTTAGAGATCCGACAACCGGATGGATTGGACCAGATGGACTGTGGAGAATAGCAGTTGGGGCTGAGCTGAACGGCTACAGTGCAGCACTTTTGTACAAGAGCGAGGATTTTGTGAACTGGACTAGAGTTGATCACCCACTGTACTCTTCCAATGCCTCCACCATGTGGGAGTGCCCAGATTTCTTTGCAGTATTACCCGGAAAGAACAGTGGATTGGACTTATCTGCAGCTATCCCGAATGGTGCTAAGCATGTCCTCAAAATGAGCTTGGATAATTGTGACAAGTACATGGTTGGTGTTTATGATCTCAAAAGTGATGCCTTTGTCCCAGATACCGTACTTGATGACCGAAGATTGTGGTCAAGGATTGACTACGGCAATTACTATGCTTCTAAGTCGTTCTTCGATTCGAAGAGGGGCAGGAGGATTATATGGGGTTGGACCAATGAGACAGATAGTTCGTCAGATGATGTTGCCAAAGGTTGGGCAGGAATCCAT GCGATCCCCAGGACTATATGGTTAGATAGCAACAGTAAGCAATTGCTGCAATGGCCAGTTGAAGAGATTGAGTCACTTCGAAGAGAAGAAGTCGGCCACCAAAGCTTGGAGCTGAATCAGGGGGATCTGTTTGAGATTAAGGGAATTGATACTTTACAG GCAGATGTGGAGATATATTTTGAGCTTACATCCATAGATCGTGCTGGTCCTTTTGATCCTTCCTGGCTTTTGGACATCGAGAAGCATTGTCGGGAAGCAGGTGCATCAGTTCATGGTGATGTGGGCCCATTTGGACTTGTGGTTCTTGCGTCTGATAACATGGAAGAGCACACTTCTGTACACTTCAGAGTTTACAAATCACAGGAGAAGTACATGATTCTTATGTGCTCTGATCTGAGAAA ATCATCCTTGAGACCAGAGCTGTACACACCTGCCTATGGAGGCTTCTTCGAATTTGACCTCGAGAAGGAAAAGACAATATCTTTGAGAACTTTG ATTGATCGCTCTGCGGTGGAGAGCTTTGGTGGCGGTGGCAGGCTCTGCATCATGGCCAGGGTTTACCCCGTGACGCTCATCAACGGCGGCACTCGGATGTATGCGTTCAACAATGGAACTAGCACCGTCAAAGTGCCTCAGCTGAAGGCATGGAGCATGAGGAGAGCACAAGTGAATGTGAAGATCGGATAA
- the LOC120709356 gene encoding probable aspartyl aminopeptidase yields MALLRLHLPRPPPLPAQPYSRSPLSSYTSSWLRLPAVSPRLLCSTHPASPLDAAPPSIVAGLLDYLNDSWTQFHATAEAKRQLLDAGFKLLSESDDWDLQPGGRYFFTRNMSCLVAFAIGEKYRLGNGFNIIAAHTDSPCLKLKPRSATFKSGHQMVNVQTYGSGLWHTWFDRDLTLAGRVILKAADDSFKHKLVKITRPLIRVPTLAIHLNRTVNSDGFKPNLETHLVPLLATKHEEATMNSDDKSSSSTKVAHHPLFLQILSEEIGCQSNEIIGMELNVCDTQPSCLGGGYNEFIYSGRLDNLASCYCALRSLMDSSKAAEQLSNEKAIRMVAMFDNEEVGSDSMQGAGASTMFQAMRRIVDSLMHQSMGEGALERAIHSSFLVSADMAHALHPNYSDKHEECHRPELQKGLVIKHNANQRYATSAITAFLFKEIARIQNLPVQEFVVRNDMGCGSTIGPILASGVGIRTVDCGIPQLSMHSIREMCGKEDVDTTYRHFKAFFEMFSDIDRKLNVDF; encoded by the exons ATGGCTCtgctccgcctccacctcccaaggcCTCCGCCGCTACCAGCCCAGCCCTACTCCCgctcccctctctcctcctaCACCTCGTCCTGGTTGCGCCTCCCCGCCGTCTCCCCGCGCCTCCTCTGCTCCACCCACCCGGCCTCGCCCCTCGACGCCGCCCCGCCATCCATCGTCGCCGGCCTCCTCGACTACCTCAACGACTCATGGACGCAATTCCACGCCACAG CTGAGGCCAAGCGCCAGCTTCTCGACGCGGGCTTCAAGCTGCTCAGCGAGAGTGATGACTGGGACCTGCAGCCCGGTGGACGCTACTTCTTCACGCGCAACATGTCCTGCTTGGTCGCCTTTGCCATTGGGGAAAA GTACAGGCTCGGGAACGGGTTCAATATAATCGCTGCCCACACTGATAGTCCATGCCTCAAGCTCAAGCCCAGGTCTGCCACCTTCAAATCTGGCCACCAAATGGTCAATGTGCAGACCTACGGGAGTGGGCTGTGGCATACTTGGTTTGACAGGGATCTAACTTTGGCTGGGAGAGTCATCCTCAAGGCTGCAGATGATTCCTTCAAGCATAAGCTCGTCAAGATCACCAGACCATTGATACGTGTGCCCACACTGGCCATACATCTTAACCG CACAGTGAATTCTGATGGCTTCAAGCCTAACCTAGAGACCCATCTTGTTCCACTTCTTGCAACAAAGCATGAAGAAGCAACTATGAATTCTGATGACAAAAGTTCTAGCTCTACAAAAGTCGCCCACCATCCGCTATTTTTGCAG ATTCTCTCAGAGGAAATTGGTTGTCAATCGAATGAAATAATTGGTATGGAATTGAACGTATGTGATACTCAGCCTAGCTGCCTTGGCGGGGGGTACAATGAGTTCATCTATTCTGGAAGACTGGATAATCTTGCCTCATGTTATTGTGCTCTCAGATCCCTCATGGACTCTTCCAAGGCAGCAGAACAACTGTCCAATGAGAAGGCTATAAGAATGGTTGCTATGTTCGATAACGAGGAG GTGGGTTCAGATTCAATGCAAGGGGCAGGTGCATCAACCATGTTCCAGGCTATGAGACGAATCGTCGATTCCTTGATGCATCAGTCAATGGGGGAGGGAGCTTTGGAACGTGCAATACATTCTTCATTCCTTG TTTCGGCAGACATGGCTCATGCCCTGCACCCAAACTATTCAGACAAGCATGAAGAGTGCCATAGACCAGAGCTACAGAAGGGTCTTGTCATCAAGCACAATGCTAACCAACGTTATGCCACAAGTGCTATTACAGCTTTTCTCTTCAAAGAAATAGCGAGGATCCAAAACCTTCCAGTTCAG GAATTTGTTGTAAGGAATGATATGGGATGTGGCTCCACTATTGGACCCATACTTGCTTCTGGTGTTGGCATACGGACTGTTGACTGTGGCATTCCTCAGCTTTCGATGCACAG CATACGAGAAATGTGCGGCAAAGAAGATGTTGACACAACATACAGGCACTTCAAAGCTTTTTTTGAGATGTTCTCCGATATTGACAGGAAGTTGAATGTAGATTTTTAG
- the LOC120709352 gene encoding beta-fructofuranosidase, insoluble isoenzyme 4-like isoform X1 — MALMLRPWAFLLFLALGSYDEFGLQSRRNGVAQATQRVFLYPQSPKVSSIVSTKYRTAYHFQPPKNWINDPNGPMYYNGIYHQFYQYNPNGSLWGNIVWGHSVSTDLINWIRFEPAIERTTPSDINGCWTGSATILKGGRPAIIYTGADTEKRQVQNIVFPKNLSDPYLREWIKPDNNPLIQPVGQGLNSDQFRDPTTGWIGPDGLWRIAVGAELNGYSAALLYKSEDFVNWTRVDHPLYSSNASTMWECPDFFAVLPGKNSGLDLSAAIPNGAKHVLKMSLDNCDKYMVGVYDLKSDAFVPDTVLDDRRLWSRIDYGNYYASKSFFDSKRGRRIIWGWTNETDSSSDDVAKGWAGIHAIPRTIWLDSNSKQLLQWPVEEIESLRREEVGHQSLELNQGDLFEIKGIDTLQADVEIYFELTSIDRAGPFDPSWLLDIEKHCREAGASVHGDVGPFGLVVLASDNMEEHTSVHFRVYKSQEKYMILMCSDLRKSSLRPELYTPAYGGFFEFDLEKEKTISLRTLIDRSAVESFGGGGRLCIMARVYPVTLINGGTRMYAFNNGTSTVKVPQLKAWSMRRAQVNVKIG, encoded by the exons atggcCCTCATGCTCCGTCCTTGGGCCTTTCTTCTCTTCCTTGCACTGGGCTCCTACGATGAATTTGGTCTGCAGAGCAGAAGGAATGGAGTCGCACAGGCCACGCAGAGGGTCTTCCTGTATCCGCAGTCTCCGAAGGTGTCCTCTATTGTCAGCACCAAGTACAGGACTGCCTACCACTTCCAGCCTCCCAAGAACTGGATCAACG ATCCAAATG GACCAATGTACTACAATGGTATCTATCACCAATTCTACCAGTACAATCCAAACGGTTCACTCTGGGGTAACATAGTTTGGGGCCACTCGGTCTCAACAGATCTCATCAACTGGATCCGGTTTGAGCCAGCGATAGAACGAACAACTCCGAGTGACATAAATGGTTGTTGGACTGGTTCAGCCACAATCCTCAAGGGCGGTCGGCCTGCTATCATATACACTGGTGCTGACACAGAGAAGCGTCAAGTCCAAAACATTGTGTTTCCAAAGAACTTGTCTGATCCATACCTGAGGGAATGGATCAAACCAGACAACAACCCATTGATCCAACCAGTTGGTCAAGGATTGAACTCAGACCAGTTTAGAGATCCGACAACCGGATGGATTGGACCAGATGGACTGTGGAGAATAGCAGTTGGGGCTGAGCTGAACGGCTACAGTGCAGCACTTTTGTACAAGAGCGAGGATTTTGTGAACTGGACTAGAGTTGATCACCCACTGTACTCTTCCAATGCCTCCACCATGTGGGAGTGCCCAGATTTCTTTGCAGTATTACCCGGAAAGAACAGTGGATTGGACTTATCTGCAGCTATCCCGAATGGTGCTAAGCATGTCCTCAAAATGAGCTTGGATAATTGTGACAAGTACATGGTTGGTGTTTATGATCTCAAAAGTGATGCCTTTGTCCCAGATACCGTACTTGATGACCGAAGATTGTGGTCAAGGATTGACTACGGCAATTACTATGCTTCTAAGTCGTTCTTCGATTCGAAGAGGGGCAGGAGGATTATATGGGGTTGGACCAATGAGACAGATAGTTCGTCAGATGATGTTGCCAAAGGTTGGGCAGGAATCCAT GCGATCCCCAGGACTATATGGTTAGATAGCAACAGTAAGCAATTGCTGCAATGGCCAGTTGAAGAGATTGAGTCACTTCGAAGAGAAGAAGTCGGCCACCAAAGCTTGGAGCTGAATCAGGGGGATCTGTTTGAGATTAAGGGAATTGATACTTTACAG GCAGATGTGGAGATATATTTTGAGCTTACATCCATAGATCGTGCTGGTCCTTTTGATCCTTCCTGGCTTTTGGACATCGAGAAGCATTGTCGGGAAGCAGGTGCATCAGTTCATGGTGATGTGGGCCCATTTGGACTTGTGGTTCTTGCGTCTGATAACATGGAAGAGCACACTTCTGTACACTTCAGAGTTTACAAATCACAGGAGAAGTACATGATTCTTATGTGCTCTGATCTGAGAAA ATCATCCTTGAGACCAGAGCTGTACACACCTGCCTATGGAGGCTTCTTCGAATTTGACCTCGAGAAGGAAAAGACAATATCTTTGAGAACTTTG ATTGATCGCTCTGCGGTGGAGAGCTTTGGTGGCGGTGGCAGGCTCTGCATCATGGCCAGGGTTTACCCCGTGACGCTCATCAACGGCGGCACTCGGATGTATGCGTTCAACAATGGAACTAGCACCGTCAAAGTGCCTCAGCTGAAGGCATGGAGCATGAGGAGAGCACAAGTGAATGTGAAGATCGGATAA
- the LOC120709354 gene encoding small nuclear ribonucleoprotein Sm D2-like: MAEEANGKKEEEEFSTGPLSVLMMSVKNNTQVLINCRNNKKLLGRVRAFDRHCNMVLENVREMWTEIPKTGKGKKKALPVNKDRFISKMFLRGDSVIIVLRNPK, encoded by the exons ATGGCGGAGGAAGCCAAT ggaaagaaggaggaggaggaattcAGCACAGGCCCCCTGTCAGTGCTGATGATGAGCGTCAAGAACAATACCCAG GTTCTTATCAACTGCCGGAACAACAAGAAGTTACTTGGTCGTGTGAGGGCATTTGATCGACATTGCAACATGGTTCTTGAGAATGTTAGGGAGATGTGGACTGAG ATACCAAAGACTGGTAAAGGCAAGAAGAAGGCTCTTCCGGTGAACAAAGACAGGTTCATAAGCAAGATGTTCCTCCGTGGGGATTCAGTCATCATTGTTCTCAGGAACCCGAAATGA